CTTTGATTAGCAGGGTTCCGTGCGTGTGGCGCAGGTCGTGCAGCCGGATCCTGGGGATCCCGGCTCGTCGTACGATCCGTTCGAAGGCCTGCGAGATCGAGTGCGGGTGGACGGGTTCGCCGTAGGCGTTGGTGAACACCCATCCGGATGCCTCGACTCCGGCGACGTCTTGTTCGATGTGCTGCCAGTTCCGCCACGCGGTCATCACGGCGACGGTGGTGGGGTCGAGGTCGACAGCCCGGCGTGAGGTGCGGGTCTTGCCACGGGTCTCACGCAGTTCGTACCCGACCGACACCAGGCCCCGGTTGATCGAGACCGTCGCGGTGTCGAGGTCGATGTCGTCCCATTTGAGGCCGAGGAGTTCGCTGCGCCGCATCCCGGTGTTGGCTTCGAGCCAGAACGCTGGGAACAGGCGGTGGCCGGCTGCGGCATGCAGAAACCCTTGGAGTTGTTGGGCTGTCCAGGCCTGCTGTTCCACCTTGGGGATCGCACACAGCTTCGGGGCGTGCGCCGCCAACGCGACGTTGCGTGACACGATGCCACGTTCGACGGCGTCGTTGAGGGCACCGCGGATTATGAGATGGATCTCCAACACCGTCTTCGGTGCCAACGCACGGGTCTCGTCGGTGGGATGCAGCTTGGAGTCATACAGCGCCTCGAGGTGATCGGGTCGGAGTCGACGGATCGGGACCCTGCCGAGGGTGGGGAGGATGTGCCGGTTGATCTTGCGCCGATAATGCTGGATGCCAACTCCAGCTTCTTGCCCGGCAGCCACCTGGTCGTCAGGTAGGCGCCGAAGGTGAGCGCCCGGCCCTCGTCGTTGCGACCGTTCACCTCCCTGGCGAGCCGCGCTGCCAACCGCTCCGCGTCCTGACGGTTGGTGCCGGCAGGATGCCAGGTGCGGCGCTCCTTGCCGGTGACCGGATCGAGACCCTCATAGATGACCGCATACCAGCGGTCACCCTTCGCTGCGACGCAGCCCTTCATGATCTCTGCTCCTTTCCGGGCTACCAACGATCGGGAACCCGGTAGAAGAATCGGTAGAAGAAGCGGCGAGCCGGAGATGCAACCTGCCGCCCCGGTTTGAGGTACATACTCGGCTCTTGACCTCGTCCCGGGAACAGTGGTATGGTGTCAACATCTCGTAGCGAATAATTGACTGGATGGGGTGATGAAAAGCCGACCTGTCGCAGCAGAGGTTCACGACCGGGTGGTTGCGTCGCGGGAGCGGTTCTGGAGACCGGAGGACTTTCGGGGTGCTCCATTGACGGTCGCGAAGGCGCTGTCGCGTCTTGAGAAGGCGGGTGAGCTGCGACGTATCCGCCGGGGCCTGTACTGGCGTGGTGCAGTGACACCGTTGGGGATGGCTCCGCCGCCTACGATGCGACTGGCGAAGGAGCTGGTTGGAGTGCGAGGCGTCGGCCCCGGGGAGGGGAGTGCCGCTTTGGCGTTGGGTCTGTCGACGCACGTGCCGGCTGCAACGACGATCGCGGTGCCGGGTCGGGTACCCGATAGTCCGTTCGATACGGTGCGGTTCGTCAGCCGGAGTGCGTCGACGAAACGTCTCGACGAGCGGCTCCGTCCGGGCGAGGTAGCGTTGTTGGAGGTACTGCGCGATTGGGACCGCTACGTGGACGCGCCGGAGGCGGTGGCGTACGATCGGATCGGCCGGTTGATCGAAGACGGGACGATCCGCCTCGAACGGGTCGTCGCTGCGTCGGTGACCGAGCCGGCGCGCACCCGGAGCCGGTTGCGGGCCGTGCTCGAGGCGCTTGGGTTCACCGACGCCGCCCACAGGGTTCCGCCTCCCCGGTTTGTGAAGTACTCGGAATCCCGGGTGGCGTGACGTCGTGTTCCGGGACGAAGCCGTCTTCCAGGCGACGATCGAGGCAGCGGCCGAGCGTCTCGGCATCACCGCAACTGCGGTCGAGAAGGACTACTGGGTGACCCAGGCGCTGCGGGTCCTTGCAGGCGAGTTTCCCGACGACTTCGTCTTCAAGGGAGGGACGAGCCTTTCGAAAGGGTACGGGCTGATCGAACGGTTCTCCGAAGACATCGACCTGCTGATCATCACGGGAACCCGTGGGAAAGGTGCGGTCGACCGGCTGATGAAAGACATGGGCGGAGCCGTCGCCCACCACATGGGGGCAACGCCGCAGTCCGAGCACCCCGAACGGGGCGTCCATCGGACGTACCGGATCGCCTATCCGACCGACCGTCCCCAGACCACCGCGATCGAACCGTCGGTGCTGCTCGAGATGGGTGTCCGTGGCGGAGATCAACCCTCGCGCCGGGTTGAGATCCGGATGCTGCTCGGCGACGTGCTCCACGACGCGGGCACCGATGTCTCCCGATATCCGGATCTCGAAGCGTTCGCGGTGCGTGTTCTGCATCCGGGTCGCACCCTCCTCGAGAAGTTCGCCGCGATCCACGCCGAGGCGACCCGTCTCGCTGCTGATACCGACGCTCACGCGACGCCTCGGATCGGTCGTCACTTCTACGACGTGGCCCGGCTCCTCACCAACGATGAGGTTGCCTCGTTCCTTGCCGACGACGCCACCGTGGAGAGGGTTCTCGAAGAGATCGAGCAGGTATCACGGGAGCACTTCACCGCAAACACCAGCGGGGAGATTCGCCCGGAGGGCGGGTTTCGACACAGCCCGGCGTTCGATCTCTCCTCGGACGTCGCCGACCGCCTCAGGGTCGCGTACGAATCCGACATGGAAGACCTCTTCTATGGTGTCGCGCCGCCGACGTGGGAAGAGATCTGCCGGCAGGTCACATCGAGCCCCGTCTGATCGTCGTCTGCGTACCGTTCCCTCGTGCGCCCGTCGGCGCGAGGGGGCGGGACGGGAAGTGGTGAGAAACGATGAGAGGCGGAACCCGAGTCAGGACAAAGGTTGTCGGGGATTCTGCCAGCTCGGCGGCCGGGGTCTCATGCCCCGAAGGTCGCGGGTTCAAATCCCGCCCCCGCTACTACCGAAAACCCTTGTGCTACAAGGGTTTTCGGCGTTTGAGGTATCCCTCGG
The genomic region above belongs to Actinomycetota bacterium and contains:
- a CDS encoding site-specific integrase; protein product: MAPKTVLEIHLIIRGALNDAVERGIVSRNVALAAHAPKLCAIPKVEQQAWTAQQLQGFLHAAAGHRLFPAFWLEANTGMRRSELLGLKWDDIDLDTATVSINRGLVSVGYELRETRGKTRTSRRAVDLDPTTVAVMTAWRNWQHIEQDVAGVEASGWVFTNAYGEPVHPHSISQAFERIVRRAGIPRIRLHDLRHTHGTLLIKEGVPVKVVSERLGHNNPVFTIDTYQHVLPGMQAQAARVFERLIANGR
- a CDS encoding nucleotidyl transferase AbiEii/AbiGii toxin family protein gives rise to the protein MFRDEAVFQATIEAAAERLGITATAVEKDYWVTQALRVLAGEFPDDFVFKGGTSLSKGYGLIERFSEDIDLLIITGTRGKGAVDRLMKDMGGAVAHHMGATPQSEHPERGVHRTYRIAYPTDRPQTTAIEPSVLLEMGVRGGDQPSRRVEIRMLLGDVLHDAGTDVSRYPDLEAFAVRVLHPGRTLLEKFAAIHAEATRLAADTDAHATPRIGRHFYDVARLLTNDEVASFLADDATVERVLEEIEQVSREHFTANTSGEIRPEGGFRHSPAFDLSSDVADRLRVAYESDMEDLFYGVAPPTWEEICRQVTSSPV